Proteins encoded within one genomic window of Oryza brachyantha chromosome 7, ObraRS2, whole genome shotgun sequence:
- the LOC102710552 gene encoding mitochondrial carrier protein CoAc1-like — protein MAAPEPVSKTAAAALCSTPAFAREMVAGGVAGVVAKTAVAPLDRVMLMRQVGVAPGDAGAVQMLRDIGRREGLAGLYRGNGTNALRGFQNKALYFMLYERYRRFLLGAAGPSLGGGPVVDLLAGSAAGGTAMLVTYPLDLARTRLACQGAAGGMSGVLRSAYAEGGSVRGLYRGVCPSLARVLPASGLNLCAYEALTARLPHEEPGRREAAKVACGIAAGLVASTATYPLDVVRRQIQLRGGGGGTLQTFRAIVQAQGARRLYSGLGITYVKRAPSVAVSLVAYDHMKALLKLPPRDHKPTGGK, from the coding sequence atggcggcgccggagcccgTGTCCaagacggccgcggcggcgctctgcTCGACGCCGGCGTTCGCCAGGGAgatggtcgccggcggcgtcgcgggcgTGGTGGCCAAGACGGCCGTGGCCCCTCTCGACCGGGTGATGCTCATGAGGCAGGTCGGCGTGGCGCCAGgggacgccggcgccgtgcaGATGCTGCGCGACATCGGCCGCCGCGAGGGCCTGGCGGGGCTCTACCGCGGCAATGGCACCAACGCGCTGCGCGGGTTCCAGAACAAGGCGCTCTACTTCATGTTGTACGAGCGGTACAGGCGattcctcctcggcgccgccggcccgtCGCTCGGCGGAGGGCCGGTGGTCGACCTCCTCGCCGggtcggccgccggcggcaccGCGATGCTCGTCACCTACCCGCTCGACCTCGCGCGCACCAGGCTCGCCTGCCAAGGGGCGGCCGGTGGCATGTCCGGCGTGCTCCGGAGCGCCTACGCGGAAGGCGGCAGCGTGCGCGGGCTGTACCGCGGCGTGTGCCCGTCGCTGGCGCGCGTGCTCCCGGCGTCGGGGCTCAACCTGTGCGCGTACGAGGCGCTGACGGCGCGGCTCCCCCACGAGGAGCCggggcggcgggaggcggcgaagGTGGCGTGCGGCATCGCGGCGGGGCTGGTCGCGAGCACGGCGACGTACCCGCTGGACGTGGTGCGGCGGCAGATACAgcttcgcggcggcggcggcgggacgcTGCAGACCTTCCGCGCCATCGTACAGGCGcagggcgcgcggcggctgtaCTCCGGCCTCGGGATCACGTACGTGAAGAGGGCGCCGTCGGTGGCCGTCTCGCTGGTGGCGTACGACCACATGAAGGCGCTGCTCAAGCTGCCGCCGAGGGATCACAAGCCCACCGGTGGGAAGTAG
- the LOC102709985 gene encoding uncharacterized protein LOC102709985 gives MSLRCHHHHHHHLKVRALLCGGSGVGGDSFPKPTPLRRPLSGPPPLTHFLKHLLGGPAKLSGTAAGAAGEPCSLTLHFLRNSCGLSEDAAAAAAARVRLRSTKKAHAVLALFRGMGFQGAHIARVVSTFPNLLTYRANVTLAPKLEFFRRELGLTDAQIRRAVLASPYRVLSYSLEGCLRRNHLLLRELLGSDKNVTAAVLQSTELIHGDIRGILLPKVKALRDHGATDDVIVKLVMTHPKALMHRLSPFEESLVAMEELGIRPCSRMFPYSFGLFARLHPRRWKRRMDNYLSLGWTKEQVTEAFVRHPYCMSVSNDKVRRIWQFVTKRLGWSLEYVVASPVLLSLSYEKRIVPRCMVLNLLASRGLFHGKIKMAHMCMGKMKFVDRYVTRYQEEIPEVLEAYSAGRASAAAV, from the coding sequence ATGTCTCTgcgctgccaccaccaccaccaccaccacctcaaGGTCCGCGCCCTCCTCTGCGGCGGAAGCGGCGTTGGCGGCGACAGCTTCCCCAAGCCGACGCCCCTCCGACGCCCCTTGTCCGGGCCTCCGCCTCTCACGCATTTTCTCAAGCACCTCTTGGGCGGTCCGGCCAAACTCTCAGGCACCGCCgctggcgccgccggtgagccctgCTCCCTCACGCTTCACTTCCTCCGCAACTCCTGCGGCCTGTCGgaagatgcggcggcggccgccgccgcgcgcgtccGCCTGCGCTCCACCAAGAAGGCCCACGCCGTCCTCGCCCTCTTCCGCGGCATGGGCTTCCAGGGCGCTCACATCGCTCGCGTCGTCTCCACCTTCCCGAACTTGCTCACCTACCGTGCCAACGTCACCCTCGCTCCCAAGCTCGAGTTCTTCCGCCGCGAGCTCGGCCTCACCGACGCCCAgatccgccgcgccgtcctcgCAAGCCCCTACCGCGTCCTCTCCTACAGCCTCGAGGGCTGCCTCCGACggaaccacctcctcctcagaGAACTCCTCGGCAGCGACAAGAACGTgaccgccgccgtcctgcAGTCCACGGAGCTCATCCACGGGGACATTCGTggcatcctcctccccaagGTCAAGGCCCTCCGCGACCACGGCGCCACGGACGATGTCATCGTCAAGCTGGTCATGACGCACCCCAAGGCGCTCATGCACAGGCTGTCCCCCTTCGAGGAGAGCCTGGTCGCCATGGAGGAGCTCGGCATCAGGCCTTGCTCTCGAATGTTCCCCTATTCCTTCGGGCTGTTCGCCAGGTTGCACCCCAGGAGATGGAAGCGTCGGATGGACAACTACTTGAGCCTGGGATGGACAAAGGAGCAGGTGACGGAGGCGTTCGTCAGGCACCCCTACTGCATGTCCGTGTCCAACGACAAGGTGAGGCGTATCTGGCAGTTCGTCACCAAGAGGCTCGGGTGGAGCCTGGAGTACGTGGTAGCCAGCCCGGTGCTTCTCTCCCTCAGCTACGAGAAGCGGATCGTGCCGAGGTGCATGGTGCTCAACTTGCTGGCATCGAGGGGCTTGTTCCATGGGAAAATCAAGATGGCCCATATGTGTATGGGGAAGATGAAGTTCGTGGACAGGTATGTCACACGTTACCAGGAGGAAATCCCTGAGGTACTGGAAGCTTATTCTGCCGGGAGAGCAAGTGCTGCGGCTGTGTAA
- the LOC102710840 gene encoding myricetin 3-O-rhamnoside 1,2-glucosyltransferase UGT709G2-like, with product MAAHVLVFPGPAQGHINCMTHFATGLVAAGLHVTFLHTDHSLRRLGAAAAAASPRRLRFLSIPDGLPDDHARAVGDILELLESLRTKGSVAYRSLLTRLVCAGDGTGFPPVTCVVADAIMPFAVDIAEELGVPALAFRTASACSVLAYLSVPKLLELGELPFPAGGDLDEPVRGVPGMESFLRRRDLPSHFRMPTDNQIDPLLQVLTEITACSRRARAVVLNTAASMEGPAVTHIASHMRDVFAVGPVHAMSPAPAAAGSLWRADDGCTAWLDGQADRSVVYVSMGSFAVISHQQFTELLSGLVAAGYPFLWVLRPDMVGASQNAAVQEAVRAAGGNSRALVVEWAPQRDVLRHRAVGCFLTHAGWNSTQEAAAEGVPMVCWPFFSDQQMNSRFVGAVWRTGLDMKDVCDRAVVERMVREAMESADIRASAQALARQVRRDVAAGGSSAAEFERLVGFIKELSTNSVHQPHSSIQNSDNNEKMS from the coding sequence ATGGCGGCTCACGTGCTCGTCTTCCCGGGCCCGGCGCAGGGCCACATCAACTGCATGACGCACTTCGCCAccggcctcgtcgccgccggcctgcaCGTCACGTTCCTTCACACCGACCAcagcctccgccgccttggtgccgccgcggccgccgcctcaccgcGGCGGCTCCGGTTCTTGTCCATCCCCGACGGCCTCCCCGACGACCACGCGCGCGCCGTCGGCGACATCCTCGAGCTCCTGGAGTCGCTGCGGACCAAAGGCAGCGTCGCGTACCGCTCCTTGCTTACTAGGCttgtgtgtgcaggtgacgGCACCGGCTTCCCTCCGGTGACctgcgtcgtcgccgatgCCATCATGCCGTTCGCCGTCGACATCGCCGAGGAGCTCGGCGTGCCCGCGCTGGCTTTCCGCACGGCGAGCGCCTGTAGCGTCTTGGCGTACCTGTCCGTGCCGAAGCTTTTGGAGCTCGGTGAGCTCCCCTTCcctgccggcggcgacctcgaCGAACCCGTGCGCGGCGTTCCGGGCATGGAGAGCTTCCTCCGCCGACGGGATCTTCCGAGCCATTTCCGGATGCCCACCGACAACCAGATCGATCCCTTGCTTCAAGTGCTCACAGAGATCACCGCGTGCAGCCGCAGAGCACGGGCGGTCGTGCTCAACACGGCCGCGTCCATGGAGGGGCCGGCCGTCACTCACATCGCGTCGCATATGCGCGACGTCTTCGCCGTCGGTCCTGTCCACGCCAtgtccccggcgccggcggccgcgggcaGCCTATGGCGCGCGGACGACGGCTGCACGGCATGGCTCGACGGCCAGGCTGACCGGTCGGTCGTGTACGTGAGCATGGGCAGCTTCGCCGTCATCTCGCACCAGCAGTTCACGGAGCTCCTGTccggcctcgtcgccgccgggtaTCCGTTCCTCTGGGTGCTCCGGCCGGACATGGTCGGAGCGAGCCAGAACGCCGCCGTCCAAGAAGCCGTCAGGGCTGCAGGAGGGAACAGCAGGGCGCTGGTCGTGGAGTGGGCGCCGCAGCGGGACGTGCTGCGCCACCGCGCCGTGGGTTGCTTCCTGACGCACGCCGGGTGGAACTCGACgcaggaggccgccgccgagggcgTGCCGATGGTGTGCTGGCCGTTCTTCTCCGACCAGCAGATGAACAGCCGGTTCGTGGGCGCCGTGTGGAGGACGGGGCTGGACATGAAGGACGTGTGCGACAGGGCCGTGGTGGAGAGGATGGTCAGGGAGGCGATGGAGTCCGCCGACATCAGAGCATCGGCCCAGGCGCTGGCGCGGCAGGTGAGGcgggacgtcgccgccggcggctcgtcggcggcggagttcgAGCGGCTGGTCGGGTTCATCAAGGAGCTCAGCACGAACAGCGTTCATCAGCCGCACTCAAGcattcagaattcagacaaTAATGAAAAGATGAGTTAA